The following are from one region of the Lytechinus pictus isolate F3 Inbred chromosome 4, Lp3.0, whole genome shotgun sequence genome:
- the LOC129258915 gene encoding frizzled-4-like, with translation MWRTEIKSIQRASGGHSKGHRHCFNQHPKCWRKTISYGGTLLHTCVVMLMAMVLVPTGGLSQPIPDVDFDEFDPQTAQCEPITIKLCKGVGYNMTRMPNLVGHELQQDAELQLQTFTPLIQYGCSPYLRFFLCSVYAPYCTDKIDVPISVCRPLCERVRASCNPVLSKFGFKWAEALNCSQFLERSDGNDICMGPPPGEGDTNGISNPDGDVVTAIVPQEPGEPDCQHHREPLKWHYVKRYEKCALRCDADFLFSQSEKKFTEIWMAIWAGLCFLTTTMTVLTFAIDTVRFRYPERPIIFLSICYNVFSIAYIVRLIAGRSVIACDDDGVAEFLIQEGLENTGCAVTFLILYFFGMASSIWWVILAFTWFLAAGLKWGHEAIQMNSSYFHVAAWGIPFVKTVIILVMRVVDADELTGMCFVGNSSLEALTGFVIAPLFTYLAVGTLFLLGGFISLFKIRSVMKNDGTKTDKLERLMVKIGLFSVLYTVPATIVVACFFYEHSNRIFWMDGEASPNIEVFMLKLFMSLVVGITSGMWIMSAKTMRSWRRFLERMAPALVCCAPLGDEKNGRHRNGDETAV, from the coding sequence ATGTGGAGAACAGAGATTAAAAGCATACAACGTGCATCAGGAGGTCACAGTAAAGGTCACAGACATTGTTTCAATCAACATCCGAAATGTTGGAGGAAGACCATAAGCTATGGAGGCACGTTATTACACACATGTGTTGTGATGTTGATGGCGATGGTTTTAGTGCCAACCGGTGGTTTATCTCAACCAATACCAGATGTAGACTTTGATGAGTTCGACCCTCAAACTGCGCAGTGTGAACCGATTACCATCAAACTATGTAAAGGAGTGGGTTACAACATGACGCGGATGCCCAATCTTGTGGGTCACGAACTTCAACAAGATGCCGAACTTCAACTTCAAACTTTTACCCCTCTAATCCAGTATGGTTGTTCTCCGTACCTTCGTTTCTTCCTCTGTTCCGTCTACGCGCCGTACTGTACGGATAAAATTGATGTTCCGATTAGTGTTTGTCGACCGCTGTGTGAACGCGTCCGAGCCAGTTGCAATCCTGTACTGAGCAAGTTTGGATTCAAGTGGGCTGAAGCTTTGAATTGTTCACAGTTTCTTGAGCGAAGTGACGGAAATGATATTTGTATGGGACCACCACCAGGTGAAGGGGACACAAACGGTATAAGTAACCCCGACGGCGACGTCGTGACCGCGATCGTACCGCAGGAGCCAGGCGAACCGGACTGTCAACACCACCGCGAACCTCTGAAATGGCATTACGTGAAGCGTTACGAAAAATGTGCGTTACGCTGTGACGCAGACTTTCTGTTCAGCCAGAGCGAGAAAAAGTTTACCGAAATATGGATGGCAATTTGGGCTGGATTGTGTTTCTTGACCACCACGATGACAGTGCTGACATTCGCCATAGACACAGTACGTTTCAGGTACCCAGAGCGACCTATCATATTTCTATCCATTTGCTATAATGTATTCAGTATCGCGTACATCGTCCGGTTAATCGCCGGTCGTTCGGTCATAGCCTGTGATGATGACGGTGTGGCCGAATTCTTAATCCAGGAGGGCTTGGAGAACACCGGATGCGCCGTGACGTTCCTCATCTTGTACTTCTTCGGTATGGCAAGTTCTATCTGGTGGGTCATCCTAGCCTTCACCTGGTTTCTCGCTGCAGGACTAAAGTGGGGTCATGAGGCCATCCAAATGAACAGCAGTTACTTCCATGTCGCAGCGTGGGGAATCCCTTTCGTCAAAACCGTCATCATCCTCGTCATGCGGGTCGTCGATGCTGACGAACTCACGGGAATGTGTTTCGTGGGTAATTCAAGTCTGGAGGCACTCACCGGGTTCGTCATCGCGCCGTTGTTCACATACCTCGCCGTTGGGACCCTCTTCCTTCTCGGGGGATTCATTTCGTTGTTCAAGATTCGATCCGTTATGAAAAACGACGGCACCAAGACTGATAAGTTAGAGCGACTCATGGTCAAAATAGGGCTTTTCTCTGTACTCTATACCGTTCCTGCAACGATCGTGGTAGCGTGTTTCTTTTATGAGCATTCGAACAGGATTTTTTGGATGGATGGTGAAGCTTCACCTAACATTGAGGTGTTTATGCTAAAGTTATTCATGTCGCTCGTAGTTGGCATAACGAGCGGGATGTGGATTATGTCGGCGAAGACGATGCGATCGTGGAGGCGATTTTTGGAAAGAATGGCCCCTGCTTTAGTGTGTTGTGCGCCATTGGGCGACGAAAAGAACGGACGTCATAGAAACGGCGACGAAACGGCGGTATAA